Below is a genomic region from Laspinema palackyanum D2c.
TTACTGAATGCAATCGTGAGTTTGTGAGCATTTTGTGAGCATTTATTGATGTAGTTTTAAATAATTAATAACGGTAAATTATCAATTATCAATTATCAATTATCAATGACCCTAATTCACAAAAGAAGTGGCATCTAAATAGTCAATGCGGGCGAGGGGACTGAGGGCGGATAAGACTTGAGTGCCATAGCTGCGGTAGAGGACGCGACTATCCAAAAGGGCGACGATGCCTTGGCGTTGCCGAACGGGTGCAGTCGCCCGTTGGAGTTCTCGCAAGGCTGTTGGTAACAGATACAATCTAAACCAGTCTTGCCGTTCGCGTTTGTAGTGAGCAACACGACCCGCAACTAAAGGATTTTCTAGAGACGGAATCGGCAAAGTGGCGATCGCCAGCAACTTGGGTGCGGGTAATGTGCCTTGATGTTCTCGCCAAAACTCCCAACCCGTAATTAAAATACTCTGTTCATCGACTTGAGTCTTCTCCACCTGCACCCGAGATCCAAACTCTGCCGCCAAAATTGACCCTAAGCGGGGTTTGAGAGGCATATCTCCGACTAAGATGACAATCGGTCCGGGAGTGGTTGCCGCAATACACAGAAGGGTTCTAAGTTGTTCTAATAATGCGGGTTCAAACTGAGGGGTATTCGGCATGGGAATCCCCTCGGGTAAATAGAGTTGAATCATCTCATTTTGGCGATCGGGAGAGAATTTCAGGGTGGTAACATCTCCCAATCCCAATTGCTGGCGATAAATTGGCGCTGAGGTTTCTAAATCTAACGCCCCCCCAATCAACACAACCGGCTGCTGGTCCCAGATGGGCGCTAAGGCTGAAGCTACTTCCACCGGGGTTGCAGATAGGGTAAATTGGCCTAACTGTCGGTCAATGGCGGCCCAAAGGAGTCGATTCCCGCTATGAAACTGCTGCCAAAAGTGAATCCAGCGATCGGGCAGTTCTGGGGATGGAGGATGACTGGAGACGGTGGTAGTCCCGTTGCGCTGTTGCAGGGTGTGATAGAGCCCCTGTAAGATTCCTTCTTCCTCCGACTCCAGCATTGAACATCCGTAGGGGTTGGCGGGATGTTGGAACAAGGCACGAGTCAGTTGCACTCTGACATCGCGAATGATGGCAGCACAATTGGGACGGGAGACCATCAATTGATTCCAGTCCCAAGATTGGAGGGTGATGCTGAGTTGCTCACTGGCCCAGGATTCTAGGTCATCGGCCCCGTCAATAATCGTGGGAATTCCTGGGGGGATTTGGGTGCGATCGCCCAGAACATCTTCCAACCACAATCTCGGGGAAATAATCAGCAATCCTTGAAAATCCGCACCGGGCCACCGCCAACCCCCCGAGGCCCCATCGGTAACCGTGCGAATGGTCTTATTTGTCTCAATCCACTGCTGCATCTGGGGGATTTCCACCAACAGTAACCGCTGTTGAATTGCTTCTGGGGCGACTAAAATCGCGGGTCCGGGCCAAATCAGGATCGGGGTCAAGTAACTGAGGCGATGTCCGCCATGAGCGCCCACTGATGGGATGCCGGTTTGAATCACCGCACTCCGACCCACCCGAAACGCACGGGCCACTAACCGCGCCATCGACAAATGATGCGGCCAATAGGGTTCACCTTGCGATCGCAGGAATGCTCTGAGTTGTTGGTGGACTTCTAATTCAATCACAACAGGACGATATCGGATCGGCATTAATCCGGACAAGATGTAATCGTGAGGTGGGATGGGGAGGTTGTTCGTAGTAACGACTTCAGTCGTTATCCATGTTCGTAGTAACGACTTCAGTCGTTATCCATGTTTGTAGTAACGACTTCAGTCGTTATCCATGTTCGTAGTAACGACTTCAGTCGTATCATGGCTGAAGCCGTGAGACGGACCATGAGCGGCTTAAGCGCCTGTAAAGGAACTGGAAGATCGGGACAGGGGTGCGTTACTTGGCGTAAAGCCAAGTAACGCGGAAACGACTGAAGTCGTTACTACAAACGAAGAGTACGACTGAAGTCGTGACGTTGAACGGGGAACTTCATCTCCCCC
It encodes:
- a CDS encoding ATP-dependent DNA helicase; protein product: MPIRYRPVVIELEVHQQLRAFLRSQGEPYWPHHLSMARLVARAFRVGRSAVIQTGIPSVGAHGGHRLSYLTPILIWPGPAILVAPEAIQQRLLLVEIPQMQQWIETNKTIRTVTDGASGGWRWPGADFQGLLIISPRLWLEDVLGDRTQIPPGIPTIIDGADDLESWASEQLSITLQSWDWNQLMVSRPNCAAIIRDVRVQLTRALFQHPANPYGCSMLESEEEGILQGLYHTLQQRNGTTTVSSHPPSPELPDRWIHFWQQFHSGNRLLWAAIDRQLGQFTLSATPVEVASALAPIWDQQPVVLIGGALDLETSAPIYRQQLGLGDVTTLKFSPDRQNEMIQLYLPEGIPMPNTPQFEPALLEQLRTLLCIAATTPGPIVILVGDMPLKPRLGSILAAEFGSRVQVEKTQVDEQSILITGWEFWREHQGTLPAPKLLAIATLPIPSLENPLVAGRVAHYKRERQDWFRLYLLPTALRELQRATAPVRQRQGIVALLDSRVLYRSYGTQVLSALSPLARIDYLDATSFVN